A single Streptomyces sp. 2114.4 DNA region contains:
- a CDS encoding chaplin, whose translation MSRITRVAAVAALAAGTALGGVSVAFADSDVAGGAANSPGVVSGNAIQIPVHIPVNLCGNTVNIGGLLNPAFGNTCFNGNVERRVIVHRHVTKHVTKHVIKRVVKHHHKKHHPAGGIHTGGGGLMR comes from the coding sequence ATGTCACGGATCACGCGGGTGGCTGCTGTGGCCGCTCTTGCGGCAGGTACTGCCCTGGGGGGCGTTTCGGTAGCGTTCGCAGACAGCGACGTGGCCGGCGGCGCGGCCAATTCACCGGGAGTGGTGTCGGGCAATGCGATTCAGATCCCGGTCCACATTCCGGTCAATCTGTGCGGCAACACCGTTAACATCGGGGGTCTGCTGAACCCGGCCTTCGGTAACACCTGCTTCAACGGCAACGTCGAGCGCCGGGTGATCGTGCACCGCCACGTCACCAAGCACGTCACCAAGCACGTCATCAAGCGCGTCGTGAAGCACCACCACAAGAAGCACCACCCGGCCGGCGGTATCCACACCGGCGGCGGCGGCCTGATGCGCTAG
- a CDS encoding exonuclease SbcCD subunit D, with protein sequence MRLLHTSDWHLGRSFHRVSLLSAQRAFLDHLVETVRERDIDAVLVAGDVYDRAVPPLAAVELFDDALHRLAALRVPTVMISGNHDSARRLGVGAGLMEQAGIHLRTDPAGCGTPVLLADAHGPVALYGLPYLEPAMVRDTLGAQRADHAEVLGAAMERVRADLAGRPAGTRSVVLAHAFVTGGAVSDSERDITVGGVASVPVPVFDGVDYAALGHLHGCQTLTERVRYSGSPLAYSFSEAGHRKSSWIVELDADGAVQAERVDCPVPRPLARIRGPLEELLEDPEQARHEESWVEATLTDTVRPHEPMARLARRFPHIVSLVFDPDEGPGRSAASYAQRLRGRSDQEIAEDFVEHVRSGRAVDEQERTELRSAIDEVRVDDMVAEVAR encoded by the coding sequence GTGAGGCTTCTGCACACTTCCGACTGGCATCTGGGGCGGTCCTTCCACCGCGTGAGCCTGCTCTCCGCACAGCGCGCCTTCCTCGATCATCTCGTCGAGACGGTGCGCGAGCGGGACATCGATGCGGTGCTGGTCGCGGGCGACGTCTACGACCGTGCCGTGCCGCCGCTCGCCGCTGTCGAGCTCTTCGACGACGCCCTGCACCGGCTCGCCGCCCTCAGGGTCCCGACCGTGATGATCTCCGGCAACCATGACTCCGCCCGCCGACTGGGGGTCGGTGCGGGGCTGATGGAGCAGGCCGGGATCCATCTCCGGACCGACCCGGCAGGCTGCGGCACCCCCGTGCTGCTCGCCGACGCCCACGGCCCGGTGGCGCTCTACGGCCTGCCGTATCTCGAACCCGCCATGGTGCGCGACACCCTCGGCGCGCAGCGGGCCGACCACGCGGAGGTGCTGGGCGCGGCGATGGAGCGGGTACGGGCCGACCTCGCCGGCCGGCCCGCGGGGACCCGCTCCGTGGTGCTGGCGCATGCGTTCGTCACCGGTGGTGCGGTCAGCGACAGCGAGCGCGACATCACCGTCGGCGGGGTCGCCTCCGTTCCGGTACCGGTGTTCGACGGGGTGGACTACGCCGCCCTCGGGCATCTGCACGGCTGTCAGACCCTCACCGAGCGGGTCCGCTACTCCGGATCGCCGCTCGCCTACTCCTTCTCCGAGGCCGGTCACCGCAAGTCGTCATGGATCGTCGAGCTCGACGCGGACGGCGCCGTGCAGGCGGAGCGGGTGGACTGCCCGGTGCCGCGGCCGCTGGCACGAATCCGCGGGCCGCTGGAGGAGTTGCTGGAGGACCCGGAACAGGCCCGGCACGAGGAGTCCTGGGTCGAGGCGACGCTCACCGACACCGTCCGGCCGCATGAGCCCATGGCCCGGCTCGCCCGGCGCTTCCCGCACATCGTCAGCCTGGTCTTCGACCCCGACGAGGGGCCCGGCCGCTCGGCCGCCTCGTATGCGCAGCGGCTGCGCGGGCGCAGTGACCAGGAGATCGCCGAGGACTTCGTGGAGCACGTGCGGTCCGGCCGGGCGGTCGATGAGCAGGAGCGGACCGAACTGCGCTCGGCGATCGACGAGGTGCGGGTGGATGACATGGTGGCCGAGGTGGCGCGTTGA
- a CDS encoding AAA family ATPase, which produces MRLHRLSLTAFGPFGGTQTIDFDRLSRDGLFLLHGPTGAGKTSVLDAVCFALYGSVPGARQSGQALRSDLADPLTLTEVVLELTVAQRRLEITRLPEQPRPKKRGSGTTKEKAQSRLREFVPAAGGGGAADGHGPADGPGGHWKALSRSHQEIGEEIGQLLGMSKEQFCQVVLLPQGDFARFLRADAEARSRLLGRLFDTRRFAALEEQLNVRRKAAADTVTAGDERLLALAHRMAQAAGESADLTDPSVPAPDRAGPAAPGAPARGRGRAAASTARATVPGQAGPVESGGRGGTGRAAAGEDRVAAGPGEPGFAEAVLVRAAVARVSARERLAVAQLAVHAAEAAEHRAAGEWEEARERDRLQQRYADARRRAARLDARAGERAHTRERLERARAAAEVAPALALRDAAWHELDAAQRAERQARSPLPAALADAESDHLAAKERQAREDLGSLGAARRAERRAAELGRERAALDREARADDQTLRDAAEWLAAWGDDRRAHQQRIDTAQEAATRADQLAARIAPAAERWEAARRRDRLSDDVRSAEGELLVAREQSAAAHEHWLDLKDRRLRGIAAELADGLRDGQACAVCGATEHPAPARPGAGHVDRTAEEAALAAHRRAEEARQQAEAHCQSAKEALAAAAATAGSTPTGELGAQVEELRAGFARAGALAADLPAALEALGDAEREYERRRDGQQQAERRVAARTSRREALDRERAALEEELARARGDSPSVAERAARLERQVALLAAAAEAARTAGACDRRLQDAEAGLSDAAHRAGFDTPQAAAEALLRDGEWRELQQRLDDWQAESAAVEAELADPGASAAAALPPADPVAAQTAHQAAAARLRSASATHAAARDRCTELDRLSARAEADARALAPLRAGYERIARLAALASGTSTENERRMRLESYVLAARLEQVAAAATARLQRMSGGRYTLVHSDERVGGARRSGLGLHVIDAWTGHERDTSSLSGGETFFASLALALGLADVVTDEAGGTRLDTLFIDEGFGSLDEQTLDEVLDVLDSLRERDRSVGIVSHVADLKARIPAQLEVVKDRSGSTVRHRVRG; this is translated from the coding sequence TTGAGGCTGCACCGGCTCTCCCTCACGGCCTTCGGACCCTTCGGCGGCACCCAGACCATCGACTTCGACCGGCTGTCGCGGGACGGCCTGTTCCTGCTGCACGGCCCGACCGGTGCGGGCAAGACCTCGGTCCTGGACGCGGTGTGCTTTGCGCTGTACGGGTCGGTGCCCGGGGCGCGGCAGAGCGGCCAGGCCCTGCGCAGTGATCTGGCCGACCCGCTGACCCTCACCGAGGTCGTTCTCGAACTGACCGTGGCACAGCGGCGGTTGGAGATCACCCGGCTCCCCGAGCAGCCCCGCCCCAAGAAGCGCGGCAGTGGCACGACGAAGGAGAAGGCGCAGAGCAGGCTGCGGGAATTCGTGCCGGCGGCCGGCGGAGGGGGAGCGGCGGACGGCCACGGGCCGGCGGACGGCCCGGGCGGTCACTGGAAGGCGCTGAGCCGTTCGCACCAGGAGATCGGTGAGGAGATCGGCCAGCTGCTCGGGATGAGCAAGGAGCAGTTCTGCCAGGTGGTCCTGCTGCCGCAGGGCGACTTCGCGCGCTTTCTGCGGGCCGATGCGGAGGCCCGCTCCCGGCTGCTGGGCCGGCTCTTCGACACCCGGCGGTTCGCCGCTCTCGAAGAGCAGTTGAACGTGCGCCGCAAGGCCGCCGCCGACACGGTGACGGCAGGCGACGAACGGCTGCTGGCGCTGGCGCACCGGATGGCGCAGGCGGCCGGTGAGAGCGCCGATCTCACCGATCCGTCCGTCCCGGCGCCGGACCGCGCCGGGCCGGCGGCACCGGGCGCACCGGCACGCGGGCGCGGGCGGGCGGCGGCCTCAACGGCGCGGGCGACCGTGCCGGGGCAGGCCGGGCCGGTGGAGAGCGGCGGACGGGGCGGAACCGGCCGTGCCGCGGCCGGGGAGGACCGGGTCGCAGCGGGACCCGGCGAGCCGGGGTTCGCGGAAGCGGTGCTGGTCAGGGCGGCCGTTGCCCGGGTGAGTGCCAGGGAGCGGCTGGCGGTCGCGCAGTTGGCGGTGCATGCCGCCGAGGCCGCCGAGCACCGGGCGGCCGGGGAGTGGGAAGAGGCCCGCGAGCGCGACCGGCTCCAGCAGCGGTACGCGGACGCCCGGCGACGGGCCGCCCGGCTCGACGCCCGTGCCGGGGAGCGGGCGCACACCCGGGAGCGGCTGGAGCGGGCTCGTGCGGCCGCGGAGGTCGCGCCCGCGCTCGCCCTGCGGGACGCCGCCTGGCACGAACTGGACGCCGCACAGCGCGCCGAACGGCAGGCCAGAAGCCCGCTGCCGGCCGCCCTCGCCGACGCCGAGAGCGACCACCTCGCCGCGAAGGAACGGCAGGCGAGGGAAGATCTCGGCTCGCTCGGTGCGGCCCGCCGGGCCGAGCGGCGCGCCGCCGAGCTCGGCCGCGAGCGGGCCGCCCTCGACCGTGAGGCGCGCGCCGATGACCAGACCCTGCGGGACGCCGCCGAGTGGCTTGCCGCATGGGGCGATGACCGGCGCGCCCATCAGCAACGCATCGACACGGCCCAGGAGGCCGCCACCCGGGCCGACCAGCTCGCAGCCCGGATCGCACCGGCCGCCGAACGCTGGGAAGCGGCCCGTCGTCGTGACCGGCTGTCCGACGATGTGCGGTCGGCGGAAGGGGAACTGCTCGTCGCCAGGGAGCAGTCCGCGGCGGCCCACGAGCACTGGCTCGACCTCAAGGACCGCAGGCTGCGCGGGATCGCCGCCGAGCTCGCGGACGGGCTGCGCGACGGCCAGGCGTGTGCGGTGTGCGGGGCGACCGAGCACCCCGCCCCGGCCCGGCCCGGGGCGGGCCATGTCGACCGGACGGCCGAGGAAGCCGCACTGGCGGCGCACCGCCGGGCCGAGGAGGCGCGGCAGCAGGCCGAGGCCCACTGCCAGTCGGCCAAGGAGGCGCTGGCCGCCGCGGCCGCCACGGCCGGCAGCACCCCGACCGGTGAACTCGGCGCCCAAGTGGAGGAGCTGCGGGCCGGCTTCGCCCGCGCCGGTGCGCTCGCCGCCGACCTTCCTGCCGCCCTTGAGGCGTTGGGAGACGCCGAGCGGGAATACGAACGGCGCCGCGACGGACAGCAGCAGGCCGAACGCCGGGTCGCCGCCCGTACCTCCCGGCGCGAGGCGCTGGACCGCGAACGGGCCGCCCTGGAAGAGGAGCTGGCCCGGGCGCGTGGCGACTCCCCGAGCGTGGCCGAGCGGGCCGCGCGGCTGGAGCGGCAGGTCGCCCTGCTCGCCGCGGCGGCGGAGGCGGCCCGTACGGCCGGCGCTTGCGACCGGCGTCTGCAGGACGCCGAGGCCGGGCTGTCCGACGCCGCCCACCGTGCCGGATTCGACACCCCGCAGGCCGCCGCCGAGGCCCTGCTGCGGGACGGCGAATGGCGGGAGCTGCAGCAGCGACTCGACGACTGGCAGGCCGAATCGGCCGCTGTGGAAGCGGAGTTGGCCGATCCCGGGGCGAGTGCCGCGGCGGCGCTGCCGCCCGCCGACCCGGTCGCCGCGCAGACCGCGCACCAGGCAGCGGCGGCGCGGCTGCGTAGCGCCTCGGCCACCCACGCCGCGGCCCGGGACCGCTGCACCGAGCTCGACCGGCTCTCCGCGCGCGCCGAGGCCGACGCCCGCGCGCTGGCCCCGCTGCGCGCCGGCTACGAGCGCATCGCCCGTCTCGCCGCCCTCGCCTCCGGTACGTCCACGGAGAACGAGCGGCGGATGCGCCTGGAGTCGTATGTGCTCGCCGCCCGGCTCGAACAGGTCGCCGCCGCCGCCACGGCCCGGCTGCAGCGGATGTCCGGCGGTCGCTACACCCTCGTCCACTCCGACGAACGCGTCGGCGGCGCCCGGCGCTCCGGCCTCGGTCTGCATGTCATCGACGCCTGGACGGGACACGAGAGGGACACCTCCAGCCTCTCCGGCGGCGAGACCTTCTTCGCCTCGCTCGCGCTGGCGCTCGGCCTCGCCGATGTGGTCACCGACGAGGCGGGCGGCACCCGGCTGGACACCCTCTTCATCGACGAGGGGTTCGGCAGCCTGGACGAACAGACCCTGGACGAGGTGCTGGACGTCCTGGACTCCCTGCGCGAACGCGACCGCAGCGTCGGCATCGTCAGCCACGTCGCCGACCTCAAGGCGCGCATCCCCGCCCAACTGGAGGTCGTCAAGGACCGGTCGGGGTCGACGGTCCGGCACCGCGTACGGGGCTGA
- a CDS encoding GNAT family N-acetyltransferase, which produces MTVDPAPDRPLLLLPGDPLRPRRTDPHFAADAAAAQSAGAVTALLDHEALVAGDAEAAVARVPRDAGPVWYRGWMLPAGRYAELSAALADRGGRLLTSPSAYQRAHELPGWYETFRALTPHSAWLPCAPGRAPERAALAGLADGLGTPGRPRPLVVKDWVKSRKHEWNEAAFVPDAGDTEQLAAVVSRFLALQEEFLTGGVVLRDFETFEAVGEARVWWVDGEPVLTGPHPDTPGLRPVPDLIRVAPAVRELGLRFVTTDLALRTDGVWRVVEVGDGQVSGLPAGVDHRPLFEALVTAGAGYPLVLRSGRVALRALLPATAALVADGEPAGFDWIDGTPAAATSGGAGIAVRAAAAGHYRPGWGVFVLTDAASGTALGSIGFHGPPDAEGFVEIGYDLSPSARGAGWATDAARLLAGWAAAHPEVRTVCALTEPENVPSQRVLERAGFRFSGQREGLCAYEIDGSSATAGAEAAVGARPGAGAGDGVNAASRPRS; this is translated from the coding sequence GCCGCTCCTTCTGCTCCCCGGCGACCCGCTGCGTCCCCGGCGCACCGATCCGCACTTCGCGGCCGACGCCGCCGCGGCGCAGTCGGCCGGCGCGGTGACCGCGCTGCTCGACCACGAGGCACTGGTCGCCGGGGACGCCGAGGCGGCGGTGGCGCGGGTCCCGCGGGATGCCGGACCGGTCTGGTACCGCGGCTGGATGCTGCCCGCCGGCCGCTATGCCGAGCTGTCCGCGGCGCTCGCCGACCGCGGCGGCCGGCTGCTGACCTCCCCTTCGGCATACCAGCGCGCCCATGAGCTCCCGGGCTGGTACGAGACCTTCCGCGCACTCACCCCGCACAGCGCCTGGCTCCCCTGCGCGCCCGGCCGGGCGCCGGAGCGGGCGGCGCTGGCGGGACTTGCCGACGGGCTCGGCACGCCGGGCCGGCCCCGTCCGCTCGTCGTCAAGGACTGGGTCAAGTCCCGCAAGCACGAATGGAACGAGGCCGCGTTCGTCCCCGACGCGGGCGACACCGAGCAACTGGCCGCGGTCGTCAGCCGCTTCCTCGCCCTCCAGGAAGAGTTCTTGACCGGAGGCGTGGTGCTGCGCGACTTCGAGACCTTCGAGGCGGTGGGCGAGGCGCGGGTGTGGTGGGTGGACGGCGAGCCGGTGCTGACCGGCCCGCACCCCGACACCCCGGGCCTGCGCCCCGTCCCCGATCTCATCCGGGTGGCGCCCGCCGTACGGGAGTTGGGGCTGCGTTTCGTCACCACGGACCTGGCGCTGCGCACCGACGGTGTGTGGCGGGTGGTGGAGGTGGGCGACGGCCAGGTCAGCGGTCTGCCCGCGGGGGTGGACCACCGGCCGCTGTTCGAGGCGCTGGTCACCGCGGGCGCCGGCTACCCGCTGGTGCTCAGGTCCGGCCGGGTGGCGCTGCGGGCACTGCTGCCGGCCACCGCCGCGCTGGTCGCGGACGGCGAGCCCGCGGGGTTCGACTGGATCGACGGCACCCCGGCCGCGGCCACCTCGGGCGGCGCCGGTATCGCCGTACGGGCCGCAGCGGCCGGCCACTACCGGCCCGGCTGGGGCGTCTTCGTCCTGACCGACGCGGCCTCGGGGACGGCGCTCGGCAGCATCGGCTTCCACGGCCCGCCGGACGCCGAGGGCTTCGTGGAGATCGGCTACGACCTCTCCCCGTCCGCCCGCGGCGCCGGCTGGGCGACCGACGCCGCGCGCCTGCTCGCCGGCTGGGCGGCCGCCCACCCCGAGGTGCGGACGGTGTGCGCCCTGACGGAGCCGGAGAACGTCCCGTCCCAGCGGGTGCTGGAACGGGCGGGTTTCCGGTTCTCCGGGCAGCGCGAGGGGCTGTGCGCCTACGAGATCGACGGGTCCTCGGCCACGGCGGGGGCCGAGGCCGCTGTCGGGGCCCGGCCCGGTGCCGGTGCCGGAGACGGGGTCAACGCCGCAAGCCGCCCTCGGAGTTGA